A window of the Rhodoferax sp. GW822-FHT02A01 genome harbors these coding sequences:
- a CDS encoding TolC family protein, whose amino-acid sequence MLTLGNAIDLALCNNPQLRSSWAAIKVQAGALGEAKATYLPTLSATLNKQETTTEYVGARSPATVVDGQSNYASLSWRLLDFGGRHANQEAANDLLLAALANHDAALQKTLGQVIQAYFDAQTARATVKAKEEEEAIARNTLESAMRREAHGTASHADTLQAITALAKASLDKNRSLGSWQKNLAILVYAIGIRPQTQLILADDPQDYDTLDEKSLQAWMDTAEQSHPAIRAARAQWEAALQKVAATRSEGMPVLDFSANYYQNGYPGQGLSAVSSNVGTVGIAITVPLFDGFSRTYKIRGAQAQAEQREGDLLDTRHNTLMAVVQAHADALAAVRNLESSQTLLSAAQESLASSQRRYDKGAASIVEILNTQATLADAQQERIRCLSEWRSARLHLLTSAGVMGREVIAK is encoded by the coding sequence GTGTTGACATTGGGCAATGCCATCGATCTGGCACTGTGCAACAACCCGCAGCTTCGATCCAGTTGGGCGGCCATCAAGGTGCAAGCGGGCGCTCTGGGTGAAGCGAAGGCAACTTACCTACCCACTCTGTCTGCAACGCTGAACAAACAGGAAACCACGACGGAGTATGTCGGCGCCCGTTCTCCGGCCACGGTGGTGGACGGACAAAGCAACTATGCCAGCCTGTCCTGGCGTTTACTGGATTTCGGTGGACGCCATGCCAACCAGGAGGCGGCCAACGACCTGCTGCTTGCAGCCCTGGCCAACCATGACGCCGCCTTACAAAAGACATTGGGGCAAGTGATTCAGGCGTACTTCGATGCGCAAACCGCCCGCGCTACGGTGAAAGCCAAGGAGGAAGAGGAAGCGATTGCGCGCAACACCTTGGAGAGTGCCATGCGCCGCGAAGCGCATGGCACGGCGTCGCATGCAGATACCTTGCAGGCCATCACTGCCCTGGCCAAGGCCAGCCTGGACAAGAACAGGTCCTTGGGCTCCTGGCAAAAGAATCTGGCCATCCTGGTCTATGCAATAGGCATCAGACCGCAGACACAACTCATATTGGCCGACGACCCTCAAGACTACGACACTCTTGATGAAAAGAGTTTACAAGCTTGGATGGACACGGCCGAGCAAAGTCACCCCGCCATACGGGCCGCCCGCGCGCAATGGGAGGCTGCCCTTCAAAAGGTCGCGGCGACACGCTCGGAGGGTATGCCGGTGCTTGATTTCTCTGCTAATTACTACCAAAACGGCTACCCTGGTCAAGGATTATCGGCAGTGTCATCCAACGTGGGCACCGTAGGGATTGCGATCACGGTTCCACTGTTCGACGGGTTCTCGCGGACCTACAAGATTCGCGGGGCGCAGGCGCAGGCAGAGCAGCGGGAGGGTGATTTGCTCGACACGAGGCACAACACATTGATGGCGGTTGTTCAGGCGCATGCAGATGCACTGGCGGCGGTACGCAATCTGGAGTCTTCTCAGACGTTGCTGAGCGCAGCGCAGGAATCACTGGCAAGTTCGCAACGCCGATACGACAAGGGGGCTGCCAGTATCGTGGAGATACTGAATACCCAGGCGACGCTGGCGGACGCGCAGCAGGAGCGAATTCGATGTTTGTCCGAATGGCGCTCGGCTCGGTTGCATCTATTGACCAGTGCTGGCGTGATGGGGCGGGAGGTGATTGCCAAGTGA
- a CDS encoding phosphoadenosine phosphosulfate reductase family protein, producing the protein MAEQKKVRHILSLSGGKDSAALAIYMRDRVPEMEYIFSDTQKELPETYEYLDRIASYLGKEVVRLNADIGFDHWYEMYGGMIPSNHRRWCTRALKLKPFEQYCGDQEVVNYVGLRAEENRGGYISHKSNITAVYPFKEDGLVLRDIEEILRTSGVGMPPYTQWGRTRSGCYFCFYQQKIEWVRLKETHPDLYDKAKAYEKPYEKTGNFFTWSQGESLSELEQPARMEHIKREHVIRIERQKSRNENVTLAKVFADAESAQEPDDDDEQGCLVCQL; encoded by the coding sequence ATGGCTGAACAAAAGAAGGTGCGCCATATTCTGAGCTTGTCAGGTGGCAAAGACAGCGCTGCGCTGGCAATTTACATGCGTGATCGCGTTCCTGAGATGGAGTACATCTTCAGTGATACGCAGAAGGAATTGCCGGAGACTTATGAGTACTTGGATCGGATCGCAAGCTACCTAGGGAAAGAGGTCGTCCGGCTCAACGCCGACATTGGATTCGACCATTGGTACGAGATGTATGGGGGCATGATCCCATCCAACCACCGGCGTTGGTGCACGCGTGCACTAAAACTGAAGCCCTTTGAGCAGTACTGTGGAGACCAAGAGGTCGTCAATTACGTTGGCTTGCGAGCTGAAGAGAATCGTGGTGGCTACATCAGTCACAAATCGAATATCACCGCTGTTTACCCTTTTAAAGAAGATGGTCTGGTGCTTCGCGACATTGAGGAAATACTGCGAACCTCTGGGGTGGGCATGCCTCCGTATACTCAATGGGGACGCACTAGGTCAGGTTGCTACTTTTGCTTTTATCAGCAGAAAATTGAATGGGTACGCCTCAAAGAGACTCATCCGGATCTGTACGACAAGGCTAAGGCGTATGAGAAGCCGTATGAAAAAACTGGCAACTTTTTCACTTGGAGTCAAGGTGAAAGTCTCTCTGAGTTGGAGCAACCAGCGCGTATGGAGCATATCAAACGTGAGCATGTGATTCGTATCGAGCGGCAGAAATCACGCAATGAGAATGTTACTCTTGCAAAGGTCTTCGCTGATGCTGAATCAGCGCAAGAACCAGACGACGACGACGAGCAAGGCTGTCTCGTCTGCCAGCTATAA
- a CDS encoding DUF932 domain-containing protein, with translation MAHLVNTVAFCGATPWHGIGNALPPKQPLSAWAEAAGMNWNICSSPVRYMTEQAGSLGSIMSFDAQKVLYRSDTKAPLSVVSDRYEIVQPRDILEFYRDLSEVSGFSLETAGVLKEGRKFWALAKTGKSAALKGGDVVNGYLLLATSCDGTLATTATPTTIRVVCNNTLTIALNGATGAIKVPHSTKFDAQAVKKQLGVAVSQWDVFLYAMKTLSERKVKTHESMNYFLKVLCQTDGLSDPALGLSNERALKRVQALYEGQGKGSELSSANGTAWGLLNAVTEFVDHQKQARSRESRLDSSWFGQGAALKQRALDQALQLVA, from the coding sequence ATGGCACATCTCGTCAACACCGTGGCCTTTTGCGGCGCTACACCCTGGCATGGGATTGGCAATGCGCTCCCTCCCAAACAGCCTCTGTCTGCATGGGCCGAGGCAGCAGGTATGAACTGGAACATCTGCTCCAGCCCTGTGCGCTACATGACTGAACAGGCGGGTAGTCTGGGCAGCATCATGTCGTTCGATGCCCAAAAAGTCCTCTACCGCAGCGATACCAAAGCCCCCCTGTCGGTTGTCTCTGACCGCTACGAAATCGTGCAGCCCCGTGACATCCTGGAGTTCTACCGGGACTTGTCCGAAGTTTCCGGTTTTTCTCTGGAGACCGCCGGGGTTCTCAAGGAAGGCCGCAAGTTCTGGGCCCTGGCCAAAACCGGCAAATCCGCCGCCCTCAAGGGAGGCGATGTGGTCAACGGCTATTTGCTTCTGGCCACATCCTGCGATGGCACCCTGGCAACCACGGCCACCCCCACCACGATCCGGGTGGTGTGCAACAACACACTGACCATCGCCCTGAATGGTGCAACAGGTGCCATCAAGGTACCACACAGCACCAAGTTTGATGCGCAGGCAGTCAAGAAGCAATTGGGTGTTGCGGTTTCACAGTGGGATGTTTTTCTGTACGCCATGAAGACGCTCTCCGAGCGCAAGGTCAAGACCCATGAGTCCATGAACTACTTCTTGAAGGTACTGTGCCAGACAGACGGACTTTCGGACCCTGCTCTGGGCCTCTCCAATGAACGTGCCCTGAAGCGCGTGCAGGCGCTCTACGAAGGACAGGGTAAAGGCTCGGAACTGTCGTCCGCAAACGGCACTGCCTGGGGCCTGCTCAACGCGGTGACTGAGTTTGTGGACCACCAGAAACAGGCCCGTTCCCGCGAATCACGCCTGGATAGTTCGTGGTTCGGCCAGGGTGCTGCTCTCAAGCAGCGCGCCCTGGATCAAGCCCTGCAACTGGTGGCATGA
- a CDS encoding type I secretion system permease/ATPase, with translation METREKEIDSGLGCLLMMASLHGIAADEAALRHEFGNEPFSALRILLAAKHLGIKGQQVAQPADRLDRAPLPAIALDNEGRFFILGKYDAGKNSGNAANDSNAQTAGPEPKLLIQRPGEPPAVLTLGSFLACWSGQLILLTSKANFATETAKFDFTWFIPAVVKYRKLLGEVILISLVLQLIGLVTPMFFQVVMDKVLVNHAMKTLNVIAIGLIMANMFEATLTAIRTWVFANTSSKIDVELGARLFRHLLNLPIAYFQARRVGDSVARIRELENIRSFLTGNAITLLMDLLFSFIFLAVMLWYSAWLTLIVVVSIPVYLAISLVFTPIIRARLNDKFNRSAENQSFLVETISGIDTVKAMAVEPRWVHKWEQQLASYVTSGLSVTNAGMLASGSVTLVSKLVTATIMWVGASLVVDGTMTVGELVAFNMLSGQVSSPILRLAQLWNDFQQVGISMSRLGDILNARTEVSGQKTRIPRLAGAIEFDQVSFRYRPDAPDVIRAINLKINPGEVIGIVGRSGSGKSTLTKLVQRLYVPDRGRVLVDGQDIAIIDTTSLRHQIGVVLQENTLFTRSIRDNIALSNPALSIEAIIEAAKLAGAHEFICELPEGYDTQVGEHGTGLSGGQRQRVAIARALISNPRVLIFDEATSALDYESEKIIQDNMRLICKGRTVLIIAHRLSAVRDANRIVVMDRGQIAEQGSHTELLRNPNGIYRHLYQLQQGIQGGVAVAAPQPKAAHPVAGVLPTQSTLVQT, from the coding sequence ATGGAAACCAGGGAAAAAGAAATAGATTCAGGTCTGGGCTGCCTGCTCATGATGGCGAGCCTGCATGGCATTGCAGCCGACGAAGCAGCACTGAGGCACGAATTCGGCAACGAGCCCTTCTCTGCCTTGCGTATCCTGCTGGCCGCCAAACACCTGGGCATCAAAGGCCAGCAAGTCGCCCAACCGGCGGATCGACTCGACCGCGCCCCGTTACCGGCCATTGCACTGGACAACGAAGGCCGCTTCTTCATCCTCGGCAAATACGATGCGGGGAAGAATTCGGGCAATGCAGCCAATGACAGCAATGCGCAGACTGCGGGCCCCGAACCCAAGCTACTGATCCAACGCCCTGGCGAGCCGCCTGCAGTATTGACCTTGGGCAGCTTCCTGGCGTGTTGGTCCGGGCAGTTGATCCTGCTCACCTCCAAGGCCAACTTCGCCACGGAGACCGCCAAATTCGATTTCACCTGGTTCATCCCCGCAGTCGTCAAATACCGCAAACTCCTGGGGGAAGTGATCCTGATCTCACTGGTACTGCAGCTCATCGGCCTAGTCACCCCTATGTTCTTCCAGGTCGTGATGGACAAGGTGCTGGTCAACCATGCAATGAAGACGCTTAATGTGATCGCCATTGGCCTGATCATGGCAAACATGTTTGAGGCTACCTTGACGGCCATCCGCACCTGGGTCTTTGCCAATACCAGCAGCAAAATCGACGTTGAACTCGGCGCCCGGCTGTTCCGCCATTTGCTCAACCTCCCCATTGCCTACTTCCAAGCAAGACGTGTAGGCGACTCCGTGGCCCGCATCCGCGAGCTGGAAAACATCCGCAGCTTCCTCACCGGCAACGCCATCACCCTGCTGATGGATCTACTGTTCTCCTTCATCTTCCTGGCCGTCATGCTCTGGTACAGCGCTTGGCTGACCCTGATCGTAGTGGTCTCTATCCCGGTGTACCTGGCCATCTCCCTGGTTTTCACTCCCATCATCCGGGCCCGTCTGAATGACAAATTCAACCGTAGCGCAGAAAACCAATCCTTCCTAGTTGAAACCATCAGCGGCATCGACACCGTCAAGGCCATGGCCGTGGAGCCGCGCTGGGTGCACAAGTGGGAACAGCAATTGGCCTCCTACGTCACCTCCGGCCTGTCCGTCACCAACGCCGGCATGCTGGCCAGCGGCAGCGTCACCCTGGTCAGCAAATTGGTTACCGCCACCATCATGTGGGTCGGCGCCTCCCTGGTCGTCGACGGCACCATGACCGTGGGCGAACTGGTAGCCTTCAACATGCTCTCCGGCCAGGTGTCTTCTCCCATCCTGCGCCTAGCCCAGTTGTGGAACGACTTCCAGCAGGTAGGCATCTCCATGAGCCGCCTGGGCGACATCCTGAACGCCCGCACCGAAGTGTCCGGTCAAAAGACGCGCATTCCGCGCCTGGCAGGCGCCATTGAATTTGACCAGGTCTCGTTTCGCTACCGTCCCGATGCGCCGGATGTCATCCGCGCCATCAACCTCAAAATCAATCCTGGTGAAGTCATTGGCATCGTTGGTCGCTCGGGCTCCGGCAAGTCGACTCTCACCAAACTTGTGCAGCGCCTGTATGTGCCTGACCGCGGTCGCGTGTTGGTGGATGGCCAGGACATCGCCATCATTGACACCACATCGCTGCGCCATCAGATCGGTGTGGTCCTACAGGAAAACACCCTTTTCACCCGCAGCATTCGCGACAACATCGCCCTGTCCAACCCGGCCCTATCGATCGAAGCCATCATCGAAGCCGCAAAGCTGGCTGGCGCCCACGAATTCATCTGCGAGCTGCCCGAGGGCTACGACACCCAAGTCGGCGAACACGGCACGGGACTCTCCGGCGGACAACGCCAGCGCGTCGCCATTGCCCGCGCCCTTATCAGCAACCCACGTGTCCTGATCTTCGACGAAGCCACCAGTGCATTGGACTACGAGTCAGAAAAAATCATCCAGGACAATATGCGCCTGATCTGCAAGGGCCGCACGGTACTCATCATTGCCCACCGCTTGTCAGCCGTGCGAGATGCCAATCGCATTGTGGTTATGGATCGCGGCCAGATTGCCGAGCAAGGCAGCCACACCGAGCTGCTACGCAACCCCAATGGCATTTATCGCCATCTGTATCAGTTGCAGCAGGGCATCCAAGGGGGCGTGGCCGTTGCCGCTCCCCAGCCGAAAGCCGCGCATCCTGTCGCCGGCGTCTTGCCCACTCAGTCCACGTTGGTTCAGACATGA
- a CDS encoding AbrB/MazE/SpoVT family DNA-binding domain-containing protein, which produces MRVHFDTKKVQKLGRIAFPGHLLRNAGLKEGDDVEIYFDAISKCIIIERAMSIALPDNAAQPPKEIGKGKKHDHQF; this is translated from the coding sequence ATGCGAGTTCATTTTGATACTAAAAAAGTACAGAAATTGGGTCGAATCGCGTTCCCAGGGCATTTGCTGCGCAATGCAGGCCTTAAAGAAGGCGACGATGTAGAGATCTACTTTGACGCAATTTCAAAGTGCATCATCATTGAGCGGGCTATGTCTATTGCGCTGCCCGACAATGCTGCCCAGCCACCAAAAGAAATCGGTAAAGGAAAAAAACATGACCACCAGTTCTAG
- a CDS encoding ATP-binding protein — MSFTITARTILHLGSDLISSDGVAIYELVKNAIDANSKDGVEIEFDIVIRESDFASCMTLIDLEEDETSLEELKEKFKSKINSEAEETLKETFFNAIDGSRSKDGLKRRALEAYKTCNRITFIDSGTGMSRSDLHDIYLTIGTTHRAKAVRESLRNGEKRPPYLGEKGVGRLSVMRLGWRVRVETATTADIETNVLDIDWRKFEEADDAEASSVQIETKSGKPKRKGDSGTRITVSDLRSSWSVSRLRNIARDEIARMADPFSWEETRRFRVRLSINGVAISSPRSVANDLLKHAHAKCTGSYFFDKETCKPALTATINSELYNGLPRDFSFDLTDLMSMSGLKDNGQPWSVLKSLGSFKFELYWFNRQRLKAIAGIGDREEVRKLVKAWTGICLFRDGYRVLPYGGEGDDWLHLDMEALSASGYKLNTKQIIGRVTIGRLENPKLLDQTNRQGLIESPEKEALISTLHELVSTWWHDYLNDVIRVQKKTSELAFDTVSESTVVQTLEERATTSIKEIRQHYTGEARLLAEVKDAFLEIKDAHERAVQRIGAIEEEKERLTQLAGIGLLVEMIAHELARATELTQSTLKDLSRKNIGVDASSSLKTLSSQIKVIQKRLVALEPLAISARFRRSVQRLAPIISYIFDGHIAQFGVDRHNISFRMNEVSNLATVGFIVEGHLVQIIENLIANSVYWMDVHKKEHPSFKPEIVVTILSDPPRVIYADNGPGIPKERAESVFEAFFSTKKGSAARRQGLGLYIARQNAEAMGGSLNLIAIGIPHKNRYNTFELELKEGADES, encoded by the coding sequence ATGTCCTTCACAATCACCGCTCGAACCATTCTGCATCTTGGGTCAGATCTCATATCTTCCGATGGAGTAGCAATTTACGAGCTAGTAAAGAATGCTATAGATGCGAACTCTAAAGATGGCGTCGAGATTGAATTTGATATCGTAATACGCGAGTCAGATTTCGCCTCCTGCATGACTCTTATAGATTTGGAAGAAGATGAGACATCTTTGGAGGAGCTTAAGGAGAAGTTCAAGTCAAAGATTAATTCTGAAGCCGAGGAAACGCTGAAAGAGACATTTTTCAATGCAATCGATGGATCAAGATCCAAAGATGGCCTCAAGAGGCGCGCTCTTGAAGCATACAAAACCTGCAATCGAATAACTTTTATCGATAGCGGTACTGGGATGTCGCGCAGTGATTTGCATGATATCTATCTGACTATTGGAACAACGCATAGGGCAAAGGCTGTAAGAGAGTCGCTCCGTAATGGTGAAAAAAGACCACCTTACCTTGGTGAGAAGGGTGTTGGTCGCCTCTCAGTGATGAGACTGGGTTGGCGGGTACGTGTTGAGACGGCAACTACTGCAGACATCGAAACGAACGTTCTGGACATAGACTGGCGTAAGTTCGAAGAGGCAGACGATGCCGAGGCATCGTCGGTTCAAATTGAAACTAAGAGCGGGAAACCCAAAAGAAAGGGTGATTCCGGAACGCGAATAACGGTTTCAGATTTGCGATCAAGTTGGTCTGTATCTCGATTACGAAATATTGCGCGCGACGAAATAGCCCGCATGGCAGACCCATTTTCGTGGGAGGAGACCAGACGGTTCCGGGTTCGACTGTCAATAAATGGTGTAGCAATCAGTTCGCCCAGGTCGGTCGCGAACGATTTGCTGAAGCACGCACATGCTAAGTGCACGGGAAGCTACTTCTTTGATAAAGAGACATGTAAACCCGCCTTGACGGCCACAATTAATTCGGAACTTTACAATGGACTGCCCAGAGATTTTTCTTTTGACCTCACTGATTTGATGTCAATGTCTGGCCTGAAAGACAACGGTCAACCTTGGAGCGTACTGAAGTCACTGGGCAGTTTTAAGTTTGAGTTGTACTGGTTTAACCGGCAAAGGTTAAAAGCAATCGCCGGAATTGGAGACCGAGAGGAAGTAAGGAAGCTGGTAAAGGCGTGGACAGGAATTTGTCTATTTCGAGATGGCTATCGGGTATTGCCATATGGGGGCGAGGGTGACGATTGGCTTCATCTTGATATGGAGGCCTTATCAGCGAGTGGCTACAAGCTCAATACCAAGCAAATCATAGGGCGTGTTACTATCGGGAGGCTGGAAAATCCAAAGTTGTTGGACCAAACCAATCGCCAAGGTTTAATTGAGTCCCCCGAGAAGGAAGCACTGATATCTACGTTGCACGAGCTCGTCTCCACTTGGTGGCATGACTATTTGAACGACGTCATTCGCGTGCAGAAGAAAACGTCTGAACTTGCATTCGATACAGTAAGTGAGTCTACAGTTGTACAAACGCTCGAAGAGCGAGCAACAACTTCGATTAAAGAAATTCGCCAACACTACACCGGTGAAGCGAGATTGCTTGCTGAGGTAAAGGATGCGTTTCTGGAAATCAAGGATGCACACGAACGCGCTGTCCAGCGTATTGGGGCAATTGAGGAAGAAAAGGAACGGCTAACTCAGCTTGCTGGCATCGGATTATTAGTGGAAATGATTGCGCATGAACTTGCACGTGCTACAGAACTTACTCAGTCGACGCTAAAAGATTTGAGTCGTAAGAACATTGGAGTTGATGCATCTTCGTCGCTAAAGACCCTCAGCTCTCAAATCAAAGTTATTCAGAAGCGTTTGGTTGCGTTAGAGCCGCTTGCTATTTCTGCACGATTTCGAAGGAGTGTGCAACGTCTGGCGCCGATCATCAGCTACATATTTGATGGTCATATTGCACAATTTGGTGTCGATCGGCATAACATCTCCTTCCGAATGAACGAGGTATCCAATTTAGCCACCGTAGGCTTTATTGTTGAAGGCCATTTGGTTCAAATCATTGAAAACCTAATTGCAAATTCTGTGTATTGGATGGACGTACATAAGAAAGAGCATCCTAGCTTTAAGCCTGAGATTGTTGTGACGATATTGTCTGATCCACCTCGGGTCATTTATGCAGACAATGGCCCAGGAATACCAAAGGAACGCGCAGAATCAGTATTTGAAGCCTTTTTCTCGACAAAGAAAGGCAGTGCGGCTCGAAGGCAAGGTTTAGGTCTTTACATCGCCAGGCAAAATGCAGAGGCGATGGGCGGTTCATTGAATTTGATCGCAATCGGGATTCCCCATAAAAATAGATATAACACGTTTGAGCTGGAACTCAAGGAGGGCGCAGATGAATCTTAA
- a CDS encoding HlyD family type I secretion periplasmic adaptor subunit, producing the protein MTLKHRGQAYVELLRRYKTIFVHHWQHRHALSALDLSEHEAEFLPAALSLQTKPVSPASRLLARVLMLLVVALVTWSVIGKIDIVVTATGKVIPSGYTKTIASVDVASVRALYVQEGQQVKAGDVLIELDTSATDAERDKAQGDTLAALLQAARAQALISAIDTGRPPHLAAMPQISQDLWRAENKHLEGQYRDYQAKLQRLDGDITRYSQALPLATQVASDYKGLLADHDVSYHAWLEKEQARVDLAGQLADARNQRTALIEETRRTAYDQLTDGSKAAASSTQDALRSDAHSKLLKLTAPVNGTVQQLEVHTVGGVVAAATPLMQIVPQSTQVEVEAFMDNKDVGFAQEGQNAEVKVDAFEYTKYGTLKGHVVHVSRDAIKDDKKGWIYSTKIALDQSSINVDGKNMLLSAGMTTNVEIKTGDRRIIEYVLSPLIRHQRESFNER; encoded by the coding sequence ATGACCCTGAAGCACCGAGGTCAGGCCTACGTGGAACTGCTGCGCCGCTACAAAACGATCTTTGTCCACCACTGGCAGCATCGGCATGCGCTGAGCGCACTGGACTTGTCCGAACACGAAGCTGAGTTCCTACCAGCAGCACTGTCCCTACAAACCAAACCGGTGTCCCCGGCCTCCCGGCTGCTGGCCAGAGTCTTGATGCTACTGGTGGTCGCACTTGTAACCTGGTCCGTTATCGGCAAAATCGATATCGTCGTCACCGCCACTGGCAAAGTCATCCCCAGCGGCTATACGAAAACCATCGCCTCGGTGGACGTCGCCAGCGTGCGTGCGCTGTACGTTCAAGAAGGCCAGCAGGTCAAGGCTGGAGATGTGCTGATCGAACTCGATACCAGCGCCACCGATGCGGAGCGTGACAAGGCGCAGGGTGACACCTTGGCCGCGCTGCTGCAGGCCGCCCGTGCCCAGGCCCTGATTTCAGCCATCGACACTGGGCGACCACCCCATCTGGCGGCGATGCCTCAAATTTCCCAAGACCTGTGGCGCGCAGAAAATAAGCACCTCGAAGGCCAGTACCGCGACTACCAGGCCAAGCTACAACGCCTGGATGGCGACATCACGCGCTACAGCCAGGCCCTGCCGCTGGCAACCCAGGTAGCCTCCGACTACAAAGGCCTGCTGGCCGACCACGATGTCTCCTACCACGCTTGGCTGGAGAAGGAACAAGCTCGCGTAGATCTGGCTGGCCAGTTAGCGGATGCCCGAAACCAGCGCACAGCCCTGATCGAAGAGACTCGCCGCACCGCCTACGACCAGCTCACCGATGGCAGCAAGGCCGCGGCGTCGTCCACGCAGGATGCCTTGCGCTCGGACGCGCACAGCAAGCTGTTGAAACTGACCGCCCCTGTGAACGGCACGGTGCAGCAATTGGAAGTGCATACCGTGGGTGGCGTGGTCGCGGCAGCAACCCCCTTGATGCAGATCGTGCCGCAAAGCACCCAGGTTGAGGTCGAGGCCTTCATGGACAATAAGGATGTAGGCTTTGCGCAAGAGGGGCAGAACGCCGAAGTCAAGGTCGATGCGTTTGAATACACTAAATACGGCACCCTTAAAGGCCACGTCGTCCATGTGTCGCGCGATGCGATTAAGGATGACAAGAAGGGTTGGATCTACTCCACCAAGATCGCACTCGATCAATCGAGCATCAATGTGGACGGCAAGAACATGCTGCTGTCGGCCGGCATGACCACCAATGTGGAGATCAAAACGGGGGATAGGCGCATCATTGAATATGTGCTGAGCCCCCTGATCCGGCACCAGCGGGAAAGCTTTAATGAACGCTAG
- a CDS encoding DUF4007 family protein: MTTSSSERYSGHESFVCRYGWLPKVYAAVTQNPLLLKDEELAMNVLGIGRNMVKSVQFWAEAAAVIESASSSGHVPGKVGERLFGVDGWDPYLESLESLWLIHWQLSTAAQLAAWNEVFGEGKLIRFDRPRLISALAQKGANLARPLAPSTLEQHASIFVQTYFQAERGTDDTSWCPLQDLNLIGAAKTEDGRLLYNSSAGAPVGLTLRLFGMVLADYIRRQGHGGNSADFVTVLKGEFSPGVVFRLDEHQLRQLLANAIAGPFKKALKFVDTADTQSVILDLDAVAPEYRLWAQEGELQHA, encoded by the coding sequence ATGACCACCAGTTCTAGTGAGCGCTATTCCGGACACGAATCTTTCGTGTGCCGCTACGGTTGGCTGCCGAAGGTTTATGCGGCAGTGACGCAGAACCCTCTCCTTTTGAAGGATGAAGAGCTCGCAATGAATGTGTTGGGCATTGGCCGAAATATGGTGAAGTCTGTGCAGTTTTGGGCAGAGGCTGCTGCTGTAATTGAGAGTGCTTCATCCTCAGGTCACGTGCCAGGCAAGGTCGGTGAAAGGCTCTTTGGTGTGGATGGATGGGATCCCTATCTTGAGTCGCTCGAATCCCTTTGGCTCATACATTGGCAGCTGAGTACTGCCGCACAACTTGCGGCTTGGAATGAGGTTTTTGGTGAAGGAAAGCTCATACGCTTTGACCGTCCAAGGCTGATTTCGGCCTTGGCTCAAAAAGGAGCCAACTTGGCGCGGCCATTGGCTCCCAGCACACTGGAGCAGCACGCTTCAATCTTTGTGCAAACCTATTTTCAGGCGGAAAGAGGTACTGATGACACCTCATGGTGCCCACTTCAGGACTTGAACCTCATTGGAGCAGCAAAAACCGAAGATGGTCGTCTACTCTACAACAGCAGTGCCGGAGCGCCAGTTGGACTGACATTGCGCCTATTTGGCATGGTCCTGGCTGACTATATTCGGCGACAAGGCCACGGGGGTAATTCCGCTGATTTTGTGACTGTTCTCAAAGGAGAGTTCAGCCCTGGAGTGGTTTTTCGGCTTGATGAGCATCAGCTCCGTCAACTTTTAGCCAATGCCATCGCTGGGCCCTTTAAAAAGGCTCTGAAATTCGTAGACACGGCAGATACCCAGAGTGTGATTTTGGATCTGGATGCAGTGGCACCGGAATACCGTTTGTGGGCACAAGAAGGAGAACTGCAACATGCATGA